In Wenyingzhuangia fucanilytica, the following are encoded in one genomic region:
- a CDS encoding FixH family protein: MKINWGTSIVLAFVCFIVFILFFVVKTFTQKEYEFDLVSNQYYEDELAFQKTINNAENTEKLENKVEFVLLNNELKINIPNAKNELIIGEIHFYRPSNKKLDFIKKIASKNNVLTFTSEELVKGRWDVSVTWYYENEPQNQFFKKEQIYF, from the coding sequence ATGAAGATTAATTGGGGTACAAGTATAGTATTGGCTTTTGTCTGTTTTATTGTGTTTATTTTATTCTTTGTGGTAAAAACATTTACACAAAAAGAATATGAGTTTGATTTGGTTTCAAATCAATATTACGAAGATGAATTAGCTTTTCAAAAGACCATTAATAATGCTGAAAATACAGAGAAGTTAGAAAACAAAGTTGAGTTTGTTTTGTTAAATAATGAATTAAAAATTAACATTCCTAACGCTAAAAACGAATTAATTATTGGAGAGATTCATTTTTATAGACCATCAAACAAAAAATTAGATTTTATCAAAAAAATAGCCTCAAAAAATAATGTTTTAACTTTTACTAGTGAGGAGTTGGTAAAGGGTAGATGGGATGTGTCTGTTACTTGGTATTATGAAAATGAACCTCAAAATCAATTTTTTAAAAAGGAACAAATATATTTTTAG
- a CDS encoding sulfite exporter TauE/SafE family protein encodes MILSAFIFGLLSSLHCVGMCGPIAFALPVHAGTKSQKWSKIIAYHFGRLLTYACIGFVFGLFGKTFVLLGLQQTLSIVAGVILILIALFQKKILNYLEQKSSSKIVGLIKNTYQKISKSNTVLNFMSLGMLNGLLPCGTVYIALIGAIAIGNMAYSSLYMFVFGLGTLPLMLLLMGAKILSRERFRTVFKRAVPVMLLVVGVLFVLRGMGLGIAFVSPTDMSLQIQFVPVGCH; translated from the coding sequence ATGATATTATCAGCCTTTATATTTGGTTTGCTTAGTAGTTTACACTGTGTAGGTATGTGTGGACCCATTGCTTTTGCTTTGCCAGTACATGCTGGTACTAAAAGTCAAAAATGGTCTAAAATTATTGCCTATCATTTTGGGAGATTACTTACTTATGCTTGTATAGGCTTTGTTTTTGGTTTGTTTGGAAAAACTTTTGTTTTGTTAGGCTTACAACAAACACTTTCTATTGTAGCAGGTGTTATTCTTATTCTTATTGCTTTATTTCAAAAAAAAATACTGAATTATTTAGAGCAAAAATCCTCATCAAAAATAGTTGGGTTGATTAAGAATACTTATCAAAAAATTTCAAAATCTAATACAGTACTAAATTTTATGAGTTTAGGAATGCTAAACGGATTGTTACCATGCGGTACTGTTTATATTGCTTTAATTGGAGCCATTGCTATTGGTAACATGGCTTATAGCAGCTTATATATGTTTGTTTTTGGATTGGGTACTTTGCCCTTAATGCTTTTGTTAATGGGAGCTAAGATTTTAAGTAGAGAACGATTTAGAACTGTTTTTAAAAGAGCGGTTCCGGTAATGTTACTAGTTGTAGGAGTATTATTTGTTTTAAGGGGAATGGGCTTAGGAATTGCCTTTGTATCTCCTACAGATATGAGTTTACAAATTCAATTTGTGCCTGTTGGTTGTCATTAA
- the ccoS gene encoding cbb3-type cytochrome oxidase assembly protein CcoS, with the protein MSVIYILILVSLCVAIIFLAVFFLAVKKGQFEDDETPAIRMLFNDHINKNKEQELKN; encoded by the coding sequence ATGAGTGTTATCTATATATTAATCCTTGTCAGTCTTTGCGTTGCTATAATTTTTTTAGCAGTATTTTTTTTAGCTGTTAAAAAAGGACAATTTGAAGATGATGAAACTCCGGCCATACGGATGCTTTTTAACGATCATATAAACAAGAATAAAGAACAAGAACTAAAAAATTAA
- a CDS encoding fibronectin type III domain-containing protein produces MINKIILKTALFIFFCFFISCESDDISTLDESTVNVFKEAKEEDLLGTWAIFYVENNDVLAEAPINIEECGRDFFVYNDNIYEEFLFQESSTCTPLKNQLNWELNNGIISVSNSTEQDKLTILKLTENEFVFSTEIDINNDNNKELFTFTAYRYTPPKELDLYTSSFSRQEPFSSIKFKWNAYTGYNTFEKYEIYRAKGDFCNTDNAELIATITDINTQSYFDENPPENGEYCYFFRIHTDKGLLGTSNANHVSTTNIVPKNVKFTEHHVSENNEVQLFWEKSLDHYFSHYEIVVQDKNKNEKEKTVTIIDDVNTTSFTDLEPLYSSELRYTIYVYNVFGNNYKYNTDNVANVTLTYPEILDFSRINYITFDADEQAMFIYMFIDREYKLIKYDYINHKITNEAFKKPYSSTSVEMKLITSNNGKELLFSQSDELWVYNASDLTFKYSIEVEGKSDYEGVDLTPVYFNSFDYLGNHTWVFTNNDDVFTFTRQDNTLTNIDKSPHFPDHQSMYNYEITTINENNILVSHKYEGRAIHYTVDTNGLITNNGIKQIPLLAYNNSDITVNANTSYIYNKQRNSIYSSTTFSKIKDYSSPLTTLYIDKTGNNIYGVNNDLNNVHATRENFKREIIKYDIKNNTTTTIATKGFPIYINEDSSNHLVIMSSSFPRDHYYLTDGYGYDLFIETIKTP; encoded by the coding sequence GTGATAAATAAAATTATTTTAAAAACAGCCTTATTCATCTTTTTCTGTTTTTTTATTTCATGTGAAAGCGATGACATCTCAACACTTGATGAATCTACCGTAAATGTTTTTAAAGAGGCAAAAGAAGAAGACCTTTTAGGAACATGGGCTATTTTTTATGTTGAAAACAATGATGTTTTAGCTGAAGCACCCATTAACATAGAAGAATGTGGTCGTGATTTTTTTGTTTATAATGATAATATCTATGAGGAGTTTTTATTTCAGGAATCTAGCACATGTACTCCTTTAAAAAACCAACTAAATTGGGAGTTAAATAACGGAATTATTTCTGTTTCTAATAGTACAGAACAAGACAAACTAACCATTTTAAAATTAACAGAAAATGAATTTGTTTTTTCTACAGAAATAGACATTAATAACGATAACAACAAAGAGCTATTTACATTTACAGCCTATAGATACACTCCTCCTAAAGAACTAGATCTTTATACCTCTTCATTTTCTAGACAAGAGCCTTTTTCATCCATTAAATTTAAGTGGAACGCATACACAGGGTATAATACATTTGAAAAATATGAAATCTATAGAGCTAAAGGAGATTTTTGTAACACAGACAATGCCGAATTAATTGCAACAATTACAGATATCAATACTCAAAGTTATTTTGATGAAAATCCTCCAGAAAATGGAGAATATTGTTATTTCTTTAGAATACACACAGACAAAGGATTGTTAGGAACAAGCAATGCAAATCATGTAAGCACCACCAATATAGTCCCTAAAAACGTTAAATTCACAGAGCATCATGTATCTGAAAACAATGAAGTTCAGCTTTTTTGGGAAAAATCTTTAGATCATTATTTTTCTCATTATGAAATTGTGGTACAAGATAAAAACAAAAATGAAAAAGAGAAAACGGTAACTATTATTGATGATGTTAACACAACGAGTTTTACAGACTTAGAACCTCTTTATTCTAGTGAACTTAGATATACAATATATGTATATAATGTTTTTGGAAATAACTATAAATACAATACTGATAATGTTGCAAATGTAACTTTAACGTATCCTGAAATTCTAGATTTCTCAAGAATAAACTATATCACGTTTGATGCTGATGAGCAAGCTATGTTTATATATATGTTTATAGACAGAGAGTACAAGCTCATAAAATATGATTATATAAATCATAAAATCACTAATGAAGCTTTTAAAAAACCTTATAGTTCTACTAGCGTAGAAATGAAATTAATTACATCTAACAACGGTAAAGAACTATTATTTTCTCAGAGTGATGAGTTATGGGTATATAATGCTAGTGATCTAACTTTTAAATATAGTATAGAAGTAGAAGGAAAGTCAGATTATGAAGGAGTTGATCTTACTCCTGTTTATTTTAACAGTTTTGATTATTTAGGAAATCATACATGGGTTTTTACTAATAATGACGATGTGTTTACATTTACAAGACAGGATAATACATTAACCAATATAGACAAATCTCCTCATTTCCCAGATCATCAATCTATGTACAATTACGAAATAACAACCATTAATGAAAACAATATTCTTGTTAGTCATAAATACGAAGGAAGAGCTATTCACTACACTGTAGATACTAATGGATTGATTACAAACAACGGTATTAAACAAATTCCATTATTAGCATACAACAACAGTGATATTACTGTAAACGCTAACACTTCTTACATTTATAACAAACAAAGAAATAGTATTTACTCTTCTACTACTTTTTCTAAAATTAAAGATTATAGTTCACCACTCACAACTTTATACATTGATAAAACAGGGAATAATATTTATGGAGTCAACAACGATCTTAACAATGTACACGCTACTAGAGAAAACTTTAAAAGAGAAATTATAAAGTATGACATTAAAAACAACACTACAACTACAATAGCCACAAAAGGTTTTCCTATTTACATTAATGAAGATAGTTCTAACCATCTTGTCATTATGTCCTCATCATTCCCAAGAGACCATTATTACTTAACAGATGGTTATGGTTATGATTTGTTTATAGAAACCATTAAAACTCCCTAA
- the hemN gene encoding oxygen-independent coproporphyrinogen III oxidase, protein MDINLINKYNVPGPRYTSYPTVPHWNVQDFRLKTWKSKMIDTFTKTNNTQGISVYIHLPFCESLCTFCGCNKRITKRHDVETPYINAVLKEWSMYLNLFDEKPVIKELHIGGGTPTFFSSENLHYLLTCIINTSRLAEDYEFSFEGHPNNTTKEHLQTLYNLGFRRVSFGVQDYNETVQKAIHRMQPFEKVKKVTELAREVGYTSVGHDIIYGLPFQTIDDVINTIEKTKELSPDRIAFYSYAHVPWLKGNGQRGYSEENLPSGKEKLLMYEEGKLLLQEFGYHNIGMDHFALPTDSLYKALVNHTLHRNFMGYTHAKTDLMIGLGVSSIGDSWNSFYQNVKSIEEYQQLVNNRIFPIAKGHISSNEDLIIRQHILNLMCHYETTWSTENKSLEKAPLKMFPLVHDGLVTIKKSKIIVTDKGRPFIRNICMAIDQYLGDNNQLQFSKTV, encoded by the coding sequence ATGGATATTAACCTAATTAACAAATACAATGTTCCAGGCCCAAGGTATACAAGTTACCCTACGGTTCCGCATTGGAATGTTCAAGATTTTAGACTTAAAACTTGGAAGAGTAAAATGATTGACACTTTTACCAAAACCAATAATACACAAGGAATTAGTGTTTATATCCATTTACCTTTTTGTGAAAGTCTATGTACTTTTTGTGGATGTAACAAAAGAATTACCAAAAGACACGATGTTGAAACACCATACATCAATGCCGTTTTAAAGGAATGGTCTATGTACTTAAATCTTTTTGATGAAAAACCAGTAATTAAGGAATTGCATATTGGTGGTGGGACTCCTACTTTTTTTAGTTCTGAAAACCTACATTACCTTTTAACTTGTATCATCAATACTTCTCGATTGGCAGAGGATTATGAGTTTAGTTTTGAAGGACATCCTAACAACACTACTAAAGAACATTTACAAACCTTATATAACTTAGGATTTAGACGTGTTTCTTTCGGAGTACAAGATTATAATGAAACTGTCCAAAAAGCCATTCATAGAATGCAACCTTTTGAAAAAGTAAAAAAAGTAACCGAATTGGCTAGAGAAGTTGGTTATACATCTGTAGGACATGATATTATTTATGGATTGCCATTTCAAACCATAGATGATGTTATTAATACCATAGAAAAAACCAAAGAATTAAGTCCTGATAGAATAGCATTTTATAGCTATGCACATGTACCTTGGTTAAAAGGAAATGGACAAAGAGGATATTCCGAAGAAAATTTACCTTCTGGTAAAGAAAAGTTATTAATGTACGAAGAAGGAAAATTATTGCTTCAAGAATTTGGATATCACAACATAGGTATGGATCATTTTGCATTACCTACAGACTCTTTATACAAAGCTTTAGTTAACCATACACTACACAGAAACTTTATGGGATATACCCATGCCAAAACTGATTTAATGATTGGATTAGGAGTTTCTTCTATAGGTGATAGTTGGAATAGTTTTTATCAGAATGTAAAAAGTATTGAAGAATATCAACAATTGGTAAACAATAGAATATTCCCTATTGCCAAAGGACATATTTCATCTAACGAAGATTTAATCATTAGACAACATATTTTAAACTTAATGTGTCATTACGAAACAACATGGAGTACAGAAAATAAATCTCTTGAAAAAGCTCCTTTAAAAATGTTTCCTTTAGTACATGATGGTTTGGTTACCATTAAAAAATCAAAAATAATAGTAACCGATAAAGGAAGACCTTTTATAAGAAATATTTGTATGGCCATAGACCAATATTTAGGAGATAACAATCAGTTACAATTTTCTAAAACAGTTTAA
- a CDS encoding MCP four helix bundle domain-containing protein, protein MNYNKIKKVASILLVFFIVLSTNLVDKENFNRLRKSVTTIYEDRVVASDLLFEIALLVHEKEIAMITSDSLYFQKRSHKIDMEIDGYITRYEQTKLTDKELALFNDLKKQLDHLNKIEKVYNQSTHQKETLQLIESITLNLQNLSKVQLDEGKHQMFISNKVMKTIDIFTHIEIIFLVVMAILVQIIIFYNPKKSDK, encoded by the coding sequence ATGAATTATAATAAGATTAAAAAAGTTGCTAGTATTCTGTTAGTTTTTTTTATTGTTTTAAGTACTAACTTAGTTGATAAAGAAAATTTTAATCGACTACGAAAATCCGTAACAACTATTTATGAAGACAGAGTTGTAGCAAGTGATTTACTTTTTGAAATAGCTTTATTAGTTCATGAAAAGGAAATTGCAATGATTACTTCAGATTCCCTTTATTTTCAAAAAAGAAGTCATAAAATTGATATGGAAATAGATGGTTATATTACAAGATACGAACAAACAAAATTAACCGATAAAGAACTTGCTTTGTTTAATGATTTAAAAAAACAACTAGATCATTTAAATAAAATAGAAAAAGTATACAATCAGTCTACTCATCAAAAAGAAACACTACAACTAATTGAATCCATTACTCTGAATCTACAAAACTTATCTAAAGTTCAATTAGATGAAGGAAAACATCAAATGTTCATCAGTAACAAAGTCATGAAAACAATTGATATTTTTACTCATATCGAAATTATTTTCTTAGTTGTTATGGCTATTTTGGTCCAAATTATTATTTTTTATAATCCTAAGAAAAGTGATAAATAA
- a CDS encoding cytochrome C oxidase subunit IV, with product MLKFVKNYMVSIDGIEIYPIISLSIFFVFFTLLFLWVWKAKKEYLEKVSNLPFE from the coding sequence ATGTTAAAATTTGTAAAAAACTATATGGTAAGTATTGATGGGATTGAAATATATCCAATCATCTCTTTATCTATCTTTTTTGTCTTTTTTACCCTGTTGTTTTTATGGGTTTGGAAAGCTAAAAAAGAATATTTAGAAAAAGTAAGTAACCTACCTTTTGAATAA
- the ccoN gene encoding cytochrome-c oxidase, cbb3-type subunit I: MEKEQFYYDNKVVKKFIYATMFWGLIGMSVGLLLALMFVFPNITKGVSWLSFGRLRPLHTNAVIFAFVGNAMFAGVYYSLQRLLKARMFSDLLSKINFWGWQAIIVAAAISLPLGYTSSKEYAELEWPIDIAIAFIWVVFGINMIGTIFKRRERHLYVAIWFYLGTFVTVAVLHIFNSLALPVSFLKSYSVYAGVQDALVQWWYGHNAVAFFLTTPFLGLMYYFVPKAANRPVYSYRLSIVHFWSLIFIYIWAGPHHLLYTALPDWAQNLGVAFSIMLLAPSWGGMINGLLTLRGAWDKVRTDPVLKFMVVAITGYGMATFEGPMLSLKGINAIAHFSDWIIAHVHVGALAWNGFLTFGMIYWLVPVLFKTKLHSIKLANIHFWLGTLGIIIYAFPMYIAGFVQASMWKQFNPDGTLVYGNFLETVTQIIPMYWMRAVGGSMYIVGAIVMLFNISATIKKGSEVEDDMSEVAPLQRLKKGRLSGETWHQQLERRPVQLTILATVAILIGGIVQIVPTIMVESNIPTISNVKPYTPLELEGRDLYIREGCVGCHSQMIRPFRSEVERYGEYSKAGEFVYDHPFLWGSKRTGPDLHRVGQKYSDSWHFNHMLDPQSTSPGSIMPTYPWLLKNTLDASDIKGKMEVMVTLGVPYSAEEIENAEKSMKAQADIIAENLTQDPSFVDSYQAAQADAKAKGEEFVPIQQREIVALIAYLQRLGTDIKTK; encoded by the coding sequence ATGGAAAAAGAACAGTTTTATTATGACAACAAAGTCGTAAAGAAATTTATTTACGCAACAATGTTTTGGGGACTCATAGGGATGTCGGTAGGACTACTACTAGCATTAATGTTTGTTTTCCCCAATATCACCAAAGGGGTTTCATGGTTAAGTTTTGGTAGGTTAAGGCCTTTACATACCAATGCCGTAATTTTTGCTTTTGTAGGAAATGCAATGTTTGCCGGGGTTTATTATTCTTTACAAAGATTGTTAAAAGCTAGAATGTTTAGCGACTTGTTAAGTAAAATAAACTTTTGGGGATGGCAAGCAATAATTGTAGCTGCAGCTATTAGTTTACCTTTAGGATACACATCAAGTAAAGAATACGCTGAGCTAGAATGGCCTATAGATATTGCCATTGCTTTTATATGGGTAGTATTTGGTATCAACATGATTGGTACAATTTTTAAAAGGAGGGAGCGTCATCTGTATGTTGCTATTTGGTTCTATTTAGGAACTTTTGTAACAGTAGCAGTATTACATATTTTTAACAGTCTGGCTTTGCCTGTTTCTTTTTTAAAGAGTTATTCTGTATATGCAGGAGTACAAGATGCATTAGTACAATGGTGGTATGGACATAATGCCGTTGCCTTTTTCCTAACAACTCCGTTTTTAGGATTGATGTATTATTTTGTACCAAAAGCAGCTAATAGACCTGTGTATTCTTATAGATTATCTATTGTTCACTTCTGGTCTTTAATTTTTATTTATATCTGGGCAGGACCTCACCATTTATTATATACCGCTTTACCAGATTGGGCTCAAAATTTAGGAGTTGCATTCTCTATTATGTTATTGGCTCCATCATGGGGAGGTATGATTAATGGATTGTTAACGCTAAGAGGAGCATGGGATAAAGTAAGAACAGATCCTGTTTTAAAGTTTATGGTAGTAGCAATTACCGGTTATGGTATGGCAACTTTTGAAGGGCCTATGTTGTCTTTAAAAGGAATTAACGCCATAGCCCACTTTTCTGACTGGATTATTGCCCATGTACACGTTGGAGCTTTGGCTTGGAATGGTTTCTTAACTTTTGGTATGATTTATTGGTTGGTTCCAGTATTGTTTAAAACCAAATTACATTCTATTAAATTAGCTAATATTCACTTCTGGTTAGGAACTTTAGGAATTATTATTTACGCTTTCCCAATGTATATAGCTGGTTTTGTTCAAGCCTCTATGTGGAAACAATTTAATCCTGATGGAACATTAGTTTATGGTAACTTTTTAGAAACTGTAACTCAAATTATTCCAATGTATTGGATGCGTGCTGTAGGTGGATCTATGTACATTGTTGGTGCAATTGTAATGTTGTTTAATATTTCTGCAACCATTAAAAAAGGTTCTGAAGTAGAAGATGATATGAGTGAAGTTGCTCCTTTACAAAGATTGAAAAAAGGAAGATTATCAGGAGAAACTTGGCATCAACAACTAGAAAGAAGACCGGTTCAATTAACCATTTTAGCAACTGTTGCTATTTTAATTGGGGGAATTGTACAAATTGTACCAACCATTATGGTGGAGTCTAATATTCCAACCATTAGCAATGTAAAACCATATACGCCTTTAGAGTTAGAGGGTAGAGATTTGTATATAAGAGAAGGTTGTGTAGGATGTCACTCTCAAATGATTCGTCCTTTCCGTTCAGAAGTAGAGCGTTACGGAGAATATTCTAAAGCAGGTGAGTTTGTTTATGATCATCCATTCTTATGGGGTTCTAAACGTACTGGGCCTGATTTACATAGAGTTGGTCAAAAATACTCTGATAGCTGGCACTTTAATCATATGTTAGATCCTCAAAGTACTTCTCCAGGTTCTATTATGCCAACTTATCCTTGGTTGTTAAAAAATACTTTGGATGCTAGTGATATTAAAGGAAAAATGGAAGTGATGGTAACATTAGGAGTTCCTTATTCTGCAGAAGAAATTGAAAATGCAGAAAAGAGTATGAAAGCTCAAGCAGATATTATTGCAGAGAATTTAACTCAAGATCCATCATTTGTAGATAGTTACCAAGCTGCTCAAGCTGATGCTAAAGCCAAAGGAGAAGAGTTTGTACCTATTCAGCAAAGAGAAATTGTGGCTTTAATTGCTTATTTACAAAGATTAGGAACCGATATAAAAACTAAATAA
- a CDS encoding cbb3-type cytochrome c oxidase N-terminal domain-containing protein: MSVKKQNKQIVGFVIASVFVGLILEWMFPSENGYSSLIALKITLYLIFMALIFSARFVVTKMNQLYLSLSSEEEKKAFYEAQNAKKINWSDWKSVLDSLMAAKPVAEESDIILDHDYDGIKELDNNLPPWWLYGFYMTIVFAFGYMIYYHVLDGKDQKQEYLEEVALAKIQIAAYEATQEKVDMSALADGDNAQGKKLYKRNCAVCHAIDGGGKIGPNLTDDYWILGGSIEDIYNTISEGGRAGKGMIAWKNSFSSQDRQLLAAYVKSLQGTTPAEPKEAQGELYKEE; encoded by the coding sequence ATGAGTGTTAAAAAACAAAATAAACAAATTGTAGGCTTTGTAATAGCAAGTGTTTTTGTGGGCCTAATACTAGAATGGATGTTTCCATCGGAGAATGGATATTCATCTTTAATTGCTTTAAAAATTACGTTGTATTTAATTTTTATGGCCTTGATTTTTAGTGCCCGATTTGTGGTAACAAAAATGAATCAACTATACTTATCATTGTCCTCAGAAGAAGAAAAGAAAGCTTTTTATGAAGCACAAAATGCTAAAAAAATCAATTGGTCTGATTGGAAAAGTGTTCTAGATAGTTTGATGGCTGCTAAACCAGTGGCCGAAGAAAGTGATATTATTTTAGATCATGATTATGATGGAATTAAAGAGTTAGATAATAACCTTCCGCCATGGTGGTTGTATGGATTTTATATGACAATTGTTTTTGCTTTTGGATATATGATTTATTATCATGTGTTAGATGGGAAAGATCAAAAACAAGAGTATTTAGAAGAAGTGGCTTTAGCAAAAATACAAATTGCTGCATATGAGGCTACTCAAGAAAAAGTTGATATGAGCGCTTTAGCCGATGGCGACAATGCACAAGGTAAAAAGTTGTACAAGCGTAATTGTGCTGTTTGTCATGCAATTGATGGTGGTGGTAAAATTGGACCAAACTTAACTGATGATTATTGGATCTTAGGAGGTAGTATAGAAGATATTTACAATACTATTTCTGAAGGAGGTAGAGCTGGAAAAGGAATGATTGCTTGGAAAAATAGTTTTAGTTCTCAAGACCGACAATTGTTAGCGGCTTATGTAAAAAGTTTACAAGGAACTACTCCTGCAGAACCAAAAGAAGCACAAGGGGAATTATACAAAGAAGAATAA
- the ccoG gene encoding cytochrome c oxidase accessory protein CcoG, with translation MATDNKEVFRDSIATIDDQGKRSWIYPKKPKGKFYSLRTWVSVFLLTTLLSSPFIKINGNQLFLFNVIDRKFNILGFPFWPQDFYLVVLSMLIGVVFVILFTVVYGRVFCGWICPQTIFMEMVFRKIEYWIDGDKGAQKRLAKQPWNAEKIRKRVLKHTVFLLISFIISNVFLAYIIGSDELIDIITSPINEHVGGFIGIWTFTGVFYFIFSWFREQVCIIACPYGRLQGVLLDNKSIIVAYDYIRGESKKGRAKFKKNEDREKEGKGACIDCNQCVEVCPTGIDIRHGTQLECVNCTACMDACDFMMVKTHQPKGLIRYASEENIEKNKPFEVTVRIKAYTIILGILTVVLIALLTVRSNVQANFFRVPGELYQVKEGRLISNVYTYKLVNKTTKDIDSLSFKIVSHKGEIQLVGTTHLLLKRQDIYEGTVFIEIPEGMLEDSNEKIKIGVFKGDKEITTTTTNFLSPKNKW, from the coding sequence ATGGCAACAGACAACAAAGAAGTTTTTAGAGACTCAATAGCAACCATCGATGATCAAGGAAAAAGATCATGGATTTATCCTAAAAAGCCTAAAGGTAAGTTTTACTCTTTAAGAACATGGGTAAGTGTTTTTTTACTGACTACTTTGTTGTCTTCTCCGTTTATAAAAATAAATGGCAATCAATTATTTTTATTTAATGTAATTGATAGAAAATTTAACATTTTAGGATTTCCTTTTTGGCCACAAGACTTCTATTTAGTGGTTTTGTCTATGCTTATAGGGGTTGTTTTTGTAATCCTCTTTACTGTAGTTTACGGACGTGTATTTTGTGGATGGATTTGTCCTCAAACTATTTTTATGGAAATGGTTTTTCGCAAAATTGAATATTGGATTGATGGAGACAAAGGAGCCCAAAAAAGATTGGCAAAACAACCTTGGAATGCCGAGAAAATTAGAAAAAGAGTACTAAAACATACAGTTTTTTTATTGATTTCTTTTATCATCTCAAATGTGTTTTTGGCTTATATAATTGGAAGTGATGAGTTGATTGATATTATTACATCACCCATTAATGAGCATGTTGGTGGTTTTATAGGTATTTGGACTTTTACAGGAGTATTTTATTTTATCTTTTCGTGGTTTAGAGAGCAAGTATGTATTATTGCTTGTCCTTATGGGCGCTTACAAGGAGTGCTTTTAGACAATAAATCTATTATTGTTGCTTATGACTATATAAGAGGTGAAAGCAAAAAAGGAAGAGCCAAATTTAAAAAGAATGAGGATAGAGAAAAAGAGGGGAAAGGAGCTTGTATAGATTGTAATCAATGTGTAGAAGTTTGTCCTACAGGTATCGATATCAGACATGGAACTCAATTGGAGTGTGTAAACTGTACTGCTTGTATGGATGCCTGTGATTTTATGATGGTTAAAACCCATCAGCCTAAAGGATTGATTCGTTATGCCTCAGAAGAAAATATCGAAAAAAATAAACCTTTTGAAGTAACAGTAAGAATTAAAGCATACACTATTATTTTAGGAATTTTAACAGTGGTGTTAATTGCCTTGCTAACAGTAAGAAGCAATGTTCAGGCAAACTTTTTTAGGGTGCCAGGAGAGTTGTATCAAGTAAAAGAGGGGAGATTAATTAGTAATGTTTACACTTATAAACTGGTAAATAAAACTACAAAAGATATTGATTCTTTGTCTTTTAAAATTGTTTCTCACAAAGGGGAAATTCAATTGGTAGGAACCACTCATTTGTTACTAAAAAGACAAGATATTTATGAAGGAACTGTTTTTATAGAAATCCCCGAGGGAATGTTAGAAGATAGTAATGAAAAAATTAAGATTGGTGTTTTTAAAGGGGATAAAGAAATAACCACCACAACCACTAATTTTTTAAGTCCTAAAAATAAGTGGTAA